In the genome of Nissabacter sp. SGAir0207, one region contains:
- a CDS encoding recombinase family protein, whose product MYIFAYLRASTQEQDAERAKKRLQEFATERGHRIASWFVENVSGASLQRPELMRLLENASPGDALLIEQVDRLSRLDEAGWQKLKELIGNKNLSIISLDLPTSHVALESHKSDDFTAVMLRAINAMMLDMLAAIARKDYQDRRRRQIEGISKAKQQGKYKGKQPNIQLHENVIKLRLQKGMSIRETASICGISERQVIRITNYHRDKKHFYLDEEL is encoded by the coding sequence ATGTACATTTTTGCATACTTACGAGCATCGACTCAGGAACAGGATGCTGAACGGGCAAAAAAACGCCTTCAGGAGTTCGCAACGGAACGTGGCCATCGTATCGCTAGTTGGTTCGTAGAAAATGTCTCTGGTGCGTCTCTTCAACGGCCTGAGCTAATGCGGCTTCTTGAAAACGCATCACCAGGTGATGCATTGCTTATCGAACAGGTAGATCGGCTTTCACGCCTTGATGAAGCTGGCTGGCAAAAGTTGAAAGAGCTTATAGGCAATAAAAATTTGTCAATAATTAGCCTTGATCTTCCAACAAGCCATGTAGCGCTCGAAAGTCATAAAAGTGATGATTTCACAGCAGTAATGCTGCGGGCTATCAACGCGATGATGCTCGATATGCTTGCGGCCATTGCTCGTAAGGACTACCAAGACAGGCGGCGCCGACAAATTGAAGGGATTTCTAAGGCTAAACAACAAGGCAAATATAAAGGCAAGCAACCCAACATACAGCTGCATGAGAACGTAATCAAACTGCGGCTTCAAAAAGGAATGAGTATACGAGAGACTGCATCAATTTGTGGTATTTCAGAGCGTCAGGTCATTAGGATAACCAATTATCATCGTGATAAGAAACACTTCTATTTGGATGAGGAGTTATGA
- a CDS encoding HNH endonuclease yields MSETTRVNKFNLPRYIPEDVRREVRQRDGFGCIFCALPIIQYEHVDPVYVEARSHTVEGITLLCPTCHQKVTGGQISKNMVKKQMLTPKAKSEGIVKDLLYFCDEHPTVILGGSTFVECDVPVSVLGHDIISIEKEDNHFLLNAQIWDSQGRQTLKIVKNEWQCDHDSVWDLTTVGNTITIREGKGLPTLTIKIEENKRFIIEKFNMQISGKTCRGTSATVTLSGNEKELRATGYKNEIVGKSLYMENCGIGLMLW; encoded by the coding sequence ATGTCAGAAACCACTAGAGTTAATAAATTCAATTTACCAAGGTATATACCTGAAGATGTTAGAAGGGAAGTTAGACAAAGAGACGGTTTTGGCTGCATATTTTGCGCTTTACCAATTATACAATATGAGCATGTAGATCCTGTTTATGTCGAAGCTAGATCTCATACAGTAGAGGGAATAACTCTCCTATGTCCAACTTGTCATCAAAAGGTCACAGGCGGTCAAATAAGTAAAAATATGGTAAAAAAACAAATGTTGACCCCAAAAGCAAAATCCGAGGGTATTGTTAAAGATCTTTTGTATTTTTGTGATGAACATCCAACAGTCATCTTAGGGGGTTCAACTTTTGTGGAATGTGATGTTCCAGTTAGTGTATTAGGACACGATATAATTTCAATAGAGAAAGAAGACAACCATTTTTTGTTAAATGCTCAAATATGGGATAGCCAAGGCAGACAAACTTTGAAAATAGTTAAAAACGAATGGCAATGTGATCACGATAGCGTTTGGGATCTCACAACTGTTGGAAACACAATAACAATCCGAGAAGGGAAGGGCTTACCAACTCTAACTATAAAGATAGAGGAAAATAAAAGATTCATTATCGAAAAATTCAACATGCAGATTTCCGGCAAAACATGTCGTGGCACATCTGCAACAGTAACCCTTAGTGGTAATGAAAAAGAGTTAAGGGCAACTGGTTACAAAAACGAAATTGTAGGCAAATCTCTTTACATGGAAAATTGTGGCATTGGCCTCATGCTTTGGTAA
- a CDS encoding helix-turn-helix domain-containing protein has translation MALETSAKTIKQIAADSGYAHEGSLRRVFSRMADMNPALYRRRVKDRTRK, from the coding sequence CTGGCGCTTGAAACATCCGCTAAAACTATTAAGCAGATCGCAGCTGATTCAGGTTACGCGCATGAGGGCAGTTTAAGGAGGGTCTTCAGCCGGATGGCCGACATGAATCCAGCATTATATCGCCGTCGGGTGAAAGACCGTACCCGGAAATAA